A genomic region of Streptosporangium lutulentum contains the following coding sequences:
- the cutA gene encoding divalent-cation tolerance protein CutA — translation MIENISDCIEVRVTAGSRDETDRICSAVVEHRLAARAQIVAPIESTYWWAGEVQHSGEWLLLMTTTTERFEDLARCVRELRSYEVPQIIAVALVAGTADYLEWIRRETAPRSGA, via the coding sequence ATGATCGAAAATATTTCGGATTGCATCGAGGTTCGCGTCACTGCCGGCAGCCGGGATGAGACCGATCGGATTTGTTCGGCAGTGGTGGAGCACCGGCTGGCCGCGAGGGCGCAGATCGTCGCGCCGATCGAGTCCACCTACTGGTGGGCCGGGGAGGTCCAGCACTCCGGCGAGTGGCTGTTGCTGATGACGACGACCACTGAACGGTTCGAGGATCTGGCTCGGTGCGTGCGGGAGCTGCGCTCCTACGAGGTGCCGCAGATCATCGCTGTCGCACTTGTCGCCGGCACGGCTGACTACCTGGAGTGGATCAGGCGGGAGACGGCCCCGCGTTCCGGCGCGTAG
- a CDS encoding arsenate reductase ArsC: MSTAIPSVLFVCVHNAGRSQMAAAFLTHLTQGRVHVRSAGSTPADEVNLAVVEAMKESGIDISAEIPKVLTTEAVRSSDVVITMGCGDACPIFPGKRYLDWQLDDPAGHGLIAVRPIRDEIETRVRALIAELLPAPGQG; this comes from the coding sequence ATGAGTACTGCCATCCCGTCGGTGCTGTTCGTCTGCGTTCACAATGCCGGCCGCTCCCAGATGGCCGCCGCGTTCCTCACTCACCTGACGCAAGGACGCGTTCACGTCCGCTCCGCCGGGTCCACCCCCGCCGATGAGGTGAACCTGGCCGTGGTGGAGGCGATGAAAGAGTCCGGTATCGACATCTCCGCCGAGATCCCCAAGGTGCTCACCACCGAGGCGGTCCGGTCCTCCGACGTGGTCATCACCATGGGCTGCGGGGATGCCTGCCCGATCTTCCCCGGCAAGCGCTACCTGGACTGGCAACTGGACGACCCCGCCGGCCACGGTCTCATCGCTGTCCGCCCAATTCGCGATGAGATCGAGACTCGTGTTCGCGCCCTGATCGCTGAACTCCTCCCCGCCCCTGGGCAGGGATGA